The following proteins are co-located in the Chlorocebus sabaeus isolate Y175 chromosome 21, mChlSab1.0.hap1, whole genome shotgun sequence genome:
- the LOC103227140 gene encoding olfactory receptor 10AC1 has product MDSPSNATVPCGFLLQGFSEFPHLRPVLFLLLLGVHLATLGGNLLILVAVASMPSRQPMLLFLCQLSAIELCYTLVVVPRSLVDLSTPGHRRGSPISFLGCAFQMQMFVALGGAECFLLAAMAYDRYVAICHPLRYAAVVTPGLCARLALACCLGGLAVSVGLTVAVFHLPFCGSRLLVHFFCDITALLHLACTRSYADELPLLGACLVLLLLPSVLILASYGAIASALRRLRCPEGRGKAASTCASHLTVTFLHYGCATFMYVRPRASYSPRLDRTLALVYTNVTPLLYPLIYSLRNREITAALRRVLGRQRPGQAPSWDLGEL; this is encoded by the coding sequence ATGGACAGCCCCAGCAATGCCACCGTGCCCTGCGGCTTTCTCCTTCAAGGCTTCTCCGAGTTCCCGCACCTGAGACCCGTGCTCTTCCTTTTGCTGCTGGGGGTGCACCTGGCCACCCTGGGCGGGAACCTACTCATCCTGGTGGCCGTGGCCTCGATGCCCAGCCGGCAGCCCATGCTGCTCTTCCTGTGCCAGCTGTCAGCTATTGAGCTCTGCTACACGCTGGTGGTCGTGCCCCGCTCCCTGGTCGACCTGAGCACGCCAGGCCACCGCAGGGGCAGCCCCATCTCCTTCCTGGGCTGCGCCTTTCAGATGCAGATGTTTGTGGCTCTGGGCGGGGCCGAGTGCTTCCTGCTGGCCGCCATGGCCTATGACCGCTACGTGGCCATCTGCCACCCGCTGCGCTACGCGGCAGTGGTGACCCCCGGGCTGTGCGCACGACTGGCTCTGGCCTGCTGCCTCGGGGGACTGGCGGTGTCCGTGGGGCTCACGGTGGCCGTCTTCCACCTGCCTTTCTGTGGCTCCCGCCTGCTGGTGCACTTCTTCTGCGACATCACGGcgctgctgcacctggcctgcacGCGGAGCTACGCCGACGAGCTGCCCCTGCTGGGCGCCTgcctggtgctgctgctgctgccctcgGTGCTCATCCTGGCCTCCTACGGCGCCATCGCCTCTGCCCTGCGCCGCCTGCGCTGCCCTGAAGGCCGGGGCAAGGCCGCCTCCACCTGCGCCTCACATCTGACAGTCACCTTCCTGCACTACGGCTGCGCCACCTTCATGTACGTGCGGCCCAGAGCCAGCTACTCCCCGCGCCTGGACCGCACCCTGGCGCTGGTCTACACCAATGTCACGCCGCTGCTGTACCCGCTCATCTACAGCCTGCGCAACCGCGAGATCACCGCCGCCCTGCGCAGGGTGCTGGGGCGCCAGCGGCCAGGCCAAGCCCCAAGCTGGGATCTTGGCGAGCTCTGA